The genomic interval attattgtgataaatatgcatgtgatttgaattgagtgttttatactaatatggCAGAATAACAACAGATTTCATATCACAGTTTGCTACTAATGTcacttatataatgtaaattaagtgccaattcgattggaataaatgtctgagttacagtcatccaaaattgaacccaaataaaaccaacacaaaaataacatactGAGNNNNNNNNNNNNNNNNNNNNNNNNNNNNNNNNNNNNNNNNNNNNNNNNNNNNNNNNNNNNNNaagcgctgtaaaatgtcttttttacttattttcactgaggtcttttacagcgctttttataaaaagcgctgtaaaagacccttttgaaaataagtaaaaaagacattttacagcgcttatttgaaaaagcgctgtacaaagctttattaataataattatcagaCACTAAACATGACTATCTCTAacaagattttcttcaaacaccttgtacgcatcatgggaatccccaaaaacacattgttaacaaaaacatcagactcaaacccatttttcgcaacatggcaatgaacctgaataccaagtttcgatttaagaaggaaagggaatgtaaagagataaaaagggtgttgaggtagagattgaattgtgaaagagtaagctttgatgtttgtgaagatgcataaaaggagaagagtttggtgaagaggaagggattttggtggtgaccagttactactatgtgggttttgcatgttgagcttgtttaaaaaataacataacaaaacacaaaaacaataaggtcttttacaacgcttatttaaaaaagcgctgtaaaagactttaaaaaaaacattcatataacataattaaacaaggaggtctattacaacgcttgtccaaagaagcgctgtaaaatactgttttaaaaataaaataaagagaccttttacaggcttatttgaacaagcgttgtaaaagggttttatatataacataataaaacaatgaggtcttttacagcgcttattgggaaaagcgttgtaaaagagccttttaaaaaattaaataaggacgccttttagagcgctttttaaacaagcgctgtaaaagggttataaaaaagcgccgtaaaagggttacgtatatataacagtaaccgcttcagtttcctcttcattacgtaaacttcactatcatctcaaccttcatcgttcttctcttcttttgcaaaccctatcatcccgtccattacgaaccttatttccacgatcatctccttcatttcgaaccttatttccatccaagatcatctctcccatttcacacaatatattttcattgaaatacgtaaccctcattacgtatttcttcaataccgtatttctgtgaaccatatttctgtgaactttctgcgttccatcttttcttcacatttcatctttcttcgaaccatttttcaggtattgatgttattaattttttgtaatcattaaaatgcatgttgtgcttgtttaagatatactgatacatgttgagcttgtttataattatgcatgatgcatgttgagcttgttgatgttatactaaactgcatgttgaacttgttgtagttaaatggatacaaacaaagatatagaatgtcaaaatgaagaagttggcacctctaagacttatgaaaaagaagtcaaacgtggtgcaactatcatgcaaaaagtcattaaagcaaggagtaatggcattaaatttgaggtatactatactctgtttgctgtgtgttttttttatctttttttgtggtttagggcatgtacttactatatgagattattaggttggctggaatgagagtggtcagccaattgaccccaacagctctatgtttgtaagctatattgaggttgttgttcgtcaaaatgtcccaattacaattgacaattggagagataaggcgttgaaggatgccaaagatattatatggaatgacattcaagtaaattttttgatacactcttttgtcatttttaatttttttcggtaaaatactttacttataatttttttcattgcagacgacttttgttcttgatgagggacGCAAGTCtcatgttttgagagttgctggaaagatccatcgtggatttagatcccatctctcaaatttctatctaaaagatagagaaggaaacacaagtgttgaacctccaaaaatatatcaacattatatatcaaaggatgaatgaagagcatttgtttccaaacatTCTGACCCCGcatttgtcgtaagtgattaatttattagcatttatgttttattattcatattcgtagcgtattttaaatttttacacaattgctattttttttatatagaatattagtaaggcaaatcgcgaactgGCAAGCAATCCAAAACACCCATAccagaaatcacgtatgggatatgcatgCCTTGATCaacaacttgtaagtaattaaacatcacttttatataatgaagtaatttgtaactaatttgtatgtTCTCATGAGGCAATATGCTTATCATTGACTTTTTACTGCCTATGCTTATTTGGTTATAATGTATGTtgttctaaattattttaaatgtaaattacAAATAGCATACACTATAGATGTTGATtagttaaaaagaaaagaaaacaaactACGTGTCAGGAATacgtgaaaaataatttatgtctCCCAATATGGTTTTGTACATTTGTTCTTGTTTTAAAATGACTGCATGTTATTGAGTTGTTATGCAGTTCAGTTTATAATTCTTCAAGgtgtgaaattttttaaatgttctcTATAAGCCTAACTTTTATTAAATCTGTAGAGTAATTGTTGTTAGGATTTAAATACTCATTTAGGAGAGTCAGATAAGTAGAGCATTATTTAAGAAGTTAATTGAATCTTataatgtgtttaattttttttttttccattcatTCAACTTAAAATAGTAATACCTCTATAAATTATAGTGAGTAATTGTTGTATTTCTTTAATGATTGAAACATTAGATGTAATATGTGTTTAAATAATTCATTGTCATGTAACTAGTGAATTCCTTGAGGGTGCTTAATTATGTATTAGTTTGTCTATTGTTCACcataaatttcgaggacgaaatttctttaacgaggggagaattgtaacaccctaaattttataataaattatttcattaattaaatagaattttaaataattgatttggtgttaaaattattttaaaatatatgttaattaattttggaattaattttctttgtaTGTGGGCTTTCTATGATGTACTAATTACATATTAGACTAAACGcatgatataaataacaaatattattttattttatatatttttctaaaaataatagtattttaatgtaataatttaaatgataagattttagataatttaacGTGTATATGCGTGTAACTagtaaatgtgatttttttttttttttgtgagttTGAATGATGTTAAGTTTACACATAGttatacttcaattttttttctaactgatttatatttttagttatttagttGATAAATAATCATCTTGAGATGCTAGTAATGTTGCaattgatttcctttatttttataacctTGTTATGATactatgattttatatatatttattataatttagtaattaatataaagtttagatgttatatttatttgttttataattttgaatactctcagatggtagtattttaatgtgagtatttggatgaaaaaaaaatataattatagtacttattttaaatatgagagtcttggttattaatgtatttaaaagattaattattttaatcactttattttataaaatattagtaatattttagtaatggaattttattaaaaaaaaataaagaattaaagaaattaatttttgctaattattggttttataaaaaaaatgaattaaaataaaagaaaggagTAAAAGGTGTTTTATGGGTTAGGTTCATATACAAGagtaacaaataataataataataataataataataataataataataataataataataataataataataataataataataataataataataataataataataataaaagaagaaaaataacaacaaGAAGACCATAACCTCTTCCTTCTTCTTCGCATATACCGCCGCCAACAACCATTTCCTCTTCCTTCTTCTCGCCTCAACCACGATCGTTACAATGGTTGTCTTAGAAAACTGAGACCACATTTGTGATCATTGTGATCTCCTCTTTCATTCTCAACCTGAATCGCAAATTGAAACATCTTATTTCTCTTTGTCAAAAATCACACCTCCACCTTTTGATCAAGATTTCGGCCACCATGactatcacaaaaaaaaaaccaagaCCATATTTGGACTCTACGAAACACCCTCTTTCATTACCTATGCTCGAAATTGCCAACcgttacattttaaaaaatgggtTTCCACCATTATCGCGGCTGTTTTCTTGAATTCCGGACAACACGTTCATCATCTTGAAAAACTGATatcgtttttggattcctctcgtcgaaaccttcaagaaacaCTACTCGTTTTTCTGTTTCAGTGAAGTTGATGTCGGACCCTGTCAGTGCTCCAACATGTCGGTGAGGCCTTTTCTGATAACTTGTTTCACTTCGTTTCGAATATGT from Cicer arietinum cultivar CDC Frontier isolate Library 1 chromosome 5, Cicar.CDCFrontier_v2.0, whole genome shotgun sequence carries:
- the LOC140920262 gene encoding uncharacterized protein, encoding MDTNKDIECQNEEVGTSKTYEKEVKRGATIMQKVIKARSNGIKFEVGWNESGQPIDPNSSMFVSYIEVVVRQNVPITIDNWRDKALKDAKDIIWNDIQTTFVLDEGRKSHVLRVAGKIHRGFRSHLSNFYLKDREGNTSVEPPKIYQHYISKDE